In a genomic window of Styela clava chromosome 11, kaStyClav1.hap1.2, whole genome shotgun sequence:
- the LOC144429786 gene encoding kelch-like protein 26, which translates to MDEFKKSAKITHSLNVLTSFNELKQSDCICNFTIQVGDKSFKVHRDLLGAVSKYFKGMFSSNMVEARNGFVIMKDICADAVGQCVDFMYTGEANPSMESVENILYASHLMQLDVLSSICFNFMENNLSVQHCLLVVRLARLYDHTEVQTIAEQFILDNFESLILGEDFLHLSKEELVFYLQKLDKKHEVVWHAVRRWISNKGEKIGSELLETLHFGEFPYKFLLTDLLNDSLVQSSPDAQSFVIKKLLSNIDGLKETKYSSEKIKWEAALKWAKQSRRHQKNFSDLFGLIKLQDFSYEFIRQTVRNEPLVKESHKCKDLLLDILHAKAQGGKLVPHIAVTTKTGIKALNLQTNQWSSLQSDYDVGFHLVNGEGQLFASDGNKLSLLQDGQWTKKAKVERKSDERYEMVYLKGGIYIITRDQNTMRYDIAKDRWDNNLPSCDLDHGFCAAASDEFIYAMGGYSTATEAKVYNRGIKKWSPLPQMSHQAYDSAAVVFQSMVYVLGGDDMGYPHCYVQCYNPTVRSWTEIEVMAMYRQYFSACVVDNKMYAVGGDSYRDLTDSIETFNEKTGKWEIVCEMDRLQVPWVYCCSFAR; encoded by the exons ATGGATGAATTCAAAAAATCTGCAAAGATTACCCACTCATTGAATGTACTTACATCATTCAATGAACTAAAACAATCTGACTGCATTTGTAACTTCACAATCCAAGTTGGTGACAAATCTTTCAAAGTCCATCGAGATCTGCTTGGCGCAGTATCAAAGTACTTCAAAGGCATGTTTTCAAGTAACATGGTTGAGGCTCGGAATGGTTTTGTTATTATGAAAGACATCTGTGCTGATGCTGTAGGGCAGTGTGTAGATTTCATGTACACCGGTGAAGCAAATCCATCCATGGaatctgttgaaaatatcttgtaTGCTTCCCACTTAATGCAGCTTGATGTATTATCGAGTATATGCTTCAATTTCATGGAAAATAATTTGTCAGTGCAGCATTGCCTTTTAGTGGTCAGGTTGGCAAGACTCTATGATCACACAGAGGTACAAACCATTGCTGAGCAATTCATTTTGGATAATTTTGAGTCTCTGATTTTGGGCGAAGATTTCCTACATCTGAGCAAAGAAGAACTCGTATTTTATCTGCAAAAGTTGGATAAAAAGCATGAGGTAGTTTGGCATGCTGTGAGAAGATGGATTTCGAACAAAGGTGAAAAAATTGGATCAGAATTATTGGAGACTTTGCATTTCGGGGAGTTTCCCTATAAGTTTTTGCTCACTGATCTGCTAAATGATTCTTTGGTACAAAGTTCTCCAGATGCACAAAGTTTTGTTATcaaaaaattgctttcaaatatcgatgggtTGAAA gaaacaaaatattcttcaGAGAAAATTAAATGGGAAGCTGCGCTGAAATGGGCCAAACAAAGTCGCCgtcatcaaaaaaatttttcagaCTTGTTCGGGTTGATAAAACTTCAGGATTTTTCTTATGAGTTTAttcgacaaacagtcagaaatGAACCTTTAGTTAAAGAGTCGCATAAGTGTAAAGATTTATTGCTTGATATTCTCCATGCCAAAGCTCAGGGGGGAAAACTTGTTCCACATATTGCTGTCACAACAAAGACTGGTATAAAGGCTCTGAATCTCCAAACAAATCAATGGTCTAGTTTGCAGTCAGATTATGATGTTGGCTTTCACCTTGTCAATGGTGAGGGACAATTGTTTGCTTCAGATGGAAATAAATTGTCTTTGCTACAAGATGGGCAATGGACTAAGAAGGCCAAGGTTGAAAGGAAGAGTGATGAGAGGTATGAGATGGTTTATCTTAAGGGTGGGATTTATATTATCACCCGTGACCAGAATACAATGCGATATGACATTGCCAAAGACAGATGGGATAATAATTTGCCTTCATGTGATCTTGATCATGGTTTTTGTGCTGCTGCCTCTGATGAGTTTATATATGCGATGGGAGGTTATTCAACTGCGACAGAAGCAAAAGTATACAATCGTGGAATTAAGAAATGGTCTCCACTGCCACAGATGTCTCATCAAGCATATGATAGTGCAGCAGTCGTGTTTCAAAGTATGGTTTATGTATTGGGAGGAGATGATATGGGGTATCCTCACTGTTATGTTCAATGTTATAACCCTACTGTTCGCTCATGGACAGAAATTGAAGTAATGGCGATGTATAGACAATATTTCAGTGCATGTGTTGTTGATAATAAAATGTATGCAGTCGGTGGGGATAGTTATCGAGACCTGACGGATTCTATTGAAACATTCAATGAGAAAACTGGTAAATGGGAAATAGTCTGTGAAATGGATCGGCTTCAGGTTCCATGGGTCTATTGCTGTAGCTTTGCTCGATAA